A single window of Sphingobacterium sp. ML3W DNA harbors:
- a CDS encoding IS4 family transposase: MVNLNVFSQILSLIDRELFKVLVAKHKSDKHCKGINSWTHLASMLFCHFSSADSVRDISNGLRSTTGNLNHLGVGRAPSKSNISYINKHRTHELFKDLYFSLLDKLWQKDTHLRKDLTQLKRKVYLMDASIIPLCLSVFDWAKFRSTKGAVKLHTVLDYDGCLPVFMQITDGKVHESQRAGSYSFSKGSVVVVDRGYVDYNWLGDLDSRGCYFVTRSKTNMKYNVIKSYQSEALLEKGIIKDEIIELSGPSADRYNSKPLRLIHFWDSSTDNQYHFLTNNIQWKASLVANIYKQRWQIEIFFKHLKQRLKISSFVGTSENAVMIQIWTSLIGILLLKYLQKKAKYDWNLSNLVGFIRMNIFVKINIWQWIDDPFIRPPVKGKNGQLQIFSD; encoded by the coding sequence ATGGTAAATTTAAACGTTTTTAGTCAGATTTTATCACTTATCGACCGCGAATTATTCAAGGTTTTGGTTGCTAAGCACAAGAGTGACAAACATTGTAAAGGGATCAACAGCTGGACGCATCTTGCTAGCATGTTGTTTTGCCATTTTTCTTCTGCAGATTCAGTTCGTGATATCAGTAATGGCTTACGTAGTACGACTGGTAATTTGAACCATTTAGGTGTTGGTAGAGCACCCAGCAAGTCCAATATTTCCTATATCAACAAGCACCGCACCCATGAACTCTTTAAAGATCTGTACTTTTCGCTATTAGATAAGCTATGGCAAAAGGATACCCATTTGCGCAAAGATCTAACGCAATTAAAGCGCAAGGTTTATCTGATGGATGCCAGTATCATCCCTTTATGTTTATCTGTATTTGACTGGGCTAAATTTAGAAGCACCAAAGGTGCTGTAAAACTGCACACTGTGCTGGATTATGATGGATGTCTTCCTGTTTTCATGCAGATTACAGACGGGAAAGTTCATGAAAGCCAGCGTGCGGGTAGCTATAGTTTTTCCAAAGGAAGCGTTGTAGTGGTGGATAGAGGTTATGTGGATTACAACTGGCTCGGGGATTTGGACAGCAGAGGTTGTTATTTTGTTACCAGGAGTAAAACTAACATGAAGTACAACGTTATCAAGTCATACCAGAGTGAAGCACTCCTTGAAAAGGGAATCATTAAAGATGAGATCATTGAGCTTTCTGGTCCATCAGCAGATAGATACAACTCTAAACCATTACGCTTGATTCACTTTTGGGACAGCAGCACAGACAACCAGTACCACTTTCTGACAAATAATATCCAATGGAAGGCATCACTAGTAGCTAACATTTATAAACAGCGATGGCAGATCGAGATTTTCTTCAAGCATCTGAAGCAACGCTTAAAAATATCATCTTTTGTGGGTACTTCTGAAAATGCGGTCATGATCCAAATATGGACTTCGTTGATTGGAATATTACTGCTCAAATACCTTCAGAAGAAGGCTAAATACGATTGGAATCTGTCTAACTTGGTCGGGTTTATCAGGATGAATATATTCGTGAAAATAAATATATGGCAATGGATAGATGATCCTTTTATCAGGCCACCAGTTAAGGGTAAAAATGGACAGCTACAGATATTCTCAGACTAA
- a CDS encoding fatty acid desaturase, which yields MTHQERTSKIRKEIVESYKVLKSKYPMLKYQNAIGLTIFLFSISISLLMGYLWYIDMVPTWSLIVVNAFLFGVLHELEHDLIHYIYFKSNKFVHNLMLFFIWILRPLTLNPWFRRTLHLHHHRFSGTLHDVEERGVTNGEKWNLKRLLFTPDLVIGNLLRVRGLFSDIKREVDNGNLKFETAHKIKLCGVFGLIPLTIASHIILYFFGADLLLDFLNRKFDIGFVLPEMIKSILNWCNPIIFIILLPNLLRQFCLHFITSNLHYFGDVEHGNVIEQTQILTVWWTYPFQIFCFFFGWTHGIHHFVVNESFYVRHIARKQAHKIMKKYGVRFNDLGTFRRANRFNEISE from the coding sequence GTGACGCATCAAGAAAGAACAAGTAAAATCAGAAAAGAGATTGTAGAATCTTATAAAGTATTAAAATCGAAGTATCCGATGTTAAAATATCAGAACGCAATTGGGCTTACGATTTTCCTGTTCTCCATAAGCATTAGCTTATTAATGGGGTACTTGTGGTATATCGATATGGTGCCAACCTGGAGTCTAATTGTTGTGAATGCATTTTTATTTGGAGTGTTGCACGAATTAGAACATGATCTAATACATTATATCTATTTTAAAAGTAATAAGTTCGTTCATAATTTGATGTTATTTTTTATTTGGATATTGAGACCATTGACATTAAACCCATGGTTTAGAAGAACACTACATTTGCATCATCATCGTTTTTCAGGAACCCTGCATGACGTTGAAGAAAGAGGGGTTACTAATGGTGAAAAGTGGAACCTAAAACGACTTTTATTTACACCAGATTTGGTAATAGGAAATTTACTGCGGGTCAGGGGATTGTTCTCTGATATAAAGCGTGAAGTGGATAATGGAAATTTGAAGTTCGAAACTGCTCATAAAATAAAATTGTGTGGCGTCTTTGGCTTGATCCCACTAACAATCGCTTCTCATATTATATTGTATTTTTTTGGAGCTGATTTGCTACTGGACTTTTTGAATAGAAAATTTGATATTGGTTTTGTTCTTCCAGAAATGATTAAATCAATATTAAATTGGTGTAACCCTATTATTTTTATTATCCTACTTCCAAATCTATTACGACAGTTTTGTCTCCACTTTATCACTTCAAATTTACATTATTTTGGAGATGTTGAGCATGGAAATGTGATTGAACAAACACAAATTTTAACAGTTTGGTGGACTTATCCATTTCAGATATTCTGTTTCTTTTTTGGTTGGACGCATGGCATTCATCATTTTGTCGTCAATGAATCTTTCTATGTTAGACACATCGCTAGAAAACAGGCGCACAAGATTATGAAGAAATATGGCGTACGCTTCAATGACCTCGGGACATTTAGAAGGGCAAATCGTTTTAATGAAATAAGCGAGTAG
- a CDS encoding ArsC/Spx/MgsR family protein, with product MIKIYHNKMCSKSCAVLDLLQEHQLDLQIQEYIHDVPTKDELLELLTLLKLKPLELIRHHEPLFQEKYADMPLTDEEWVDIMLENPILIERPIVVKGGKAVIGRPIEKVINLLKGE from the coding sequence ATGATAAAGATCTATCATAACAAAATGTGCAGTAAAAGTTGTGCTGTACTGGATTTACTGCAAGAACATCAGTTGGACCTGCAGATACAGGAATACATCCACGATGTTCCTACAAAAGATGAATTGCTTGAATTGTTGACTTTACTCAAGCTAAAACCACTGGAGTTGATTCGTCATCATGAGCCTCTATTTCAGGAAAAGTACGCGGATATGCCATTAACTGATGAAGAGTGGGTGGATATTATGTTGGAAAACCCTATACTTATTGAGCGTCCTATTGTCGTAAAGGGAGGGAAAGCAGTTATTGGGCGGCCAATAGAAAAAGTAATTAATTTATTAAAGGGAGAGTAA
- a CDS encoding ankyrin repeat domain-containing protein yields MKIIFFLLTFMVSITSCRAAPSNSLKSGEMTDMDIIKLVQEGAIQSVAAALEDKANVNAVDDTNRSILLISTVNKQTEMAKLLVKFGADVNQQSDNYDSPFLYAGASGQTELVQLYLDNGARFDIFNRYNGSALIPACERGHVETVRLLVNTKGYPIDHVNRLGWTGLMEAIVLGDGSEKYQQIVQILKDAGARMDIPDHDGVTPLQHAQSRGYGKIISIIKS; encoded by the coding sequence ATGAAAATTATCTTTTTTTTATTGACGTTTATGGTGTCTATTACCTCCTGTCGTGCTGCACCATCAAACTCCCTTAAATCTGGAGAAATGACTGATATGGATATTATAAAATTAGTACAAGAAGGTGCTATTCAAAGCGTTGCAGCAGCTTTAGAAGATAAGGCTAATGTGAATGCCGTTGACGATACGAATCGTTCTATATTATTGATTTCGACTGTTAATAAACAAACTGAAATGGCCAAGTTGTTGGTGAAATTTGGAGCTGATGTAAATCAGCAATCTGACAATTATGATAGTCCTTTTTTGTATGCTGGAGCAAGTGGACAAACTGAATTGGTACAATTATATTTGGATAATGGTGCACGCTTCGATATTTTCAATCGTTATAATGGGTCGGCATTGATACCAGCCTGCGAACGAGGGCATGTAGAAACGGTCAGGCTATTGGTAAATACCAAAGGCTATCCAATCGATCATGTTAACCGTTTAGGGTGGACCGGCTTGATGGAAGCAATAGTATTAGGAGATGGTAGTGAAAAATACCAACAAATTGTTCAGATTTTAAAAGATGCAGGTGCCAGAATGGATATCCCCGATCATGACGGGGTAACGCCCTTACAGCATGCGCAATCAAGGGGCTATGGAAAAATTATCAGCATCATAAAATCATAG
- a CDS encoding glutaminase family protein, with translation MNKRKKMNAWGLLCCLMTTVFQLQAQDRKAPAYPLITHNPNFSIWSTTDQLNASTTQHWTGADHSLLGLINVDGNIYRFLGKEEPNYKTILSTSEDKPYSVQYTETKPNSEWSSLGYKANDWKSGTSPIGDDEKNVKTLWKSDDVWVRRTFNIANPANINELFLKMNHDDNIEVFLNGKMVYEKTGWTNSFQYLPINKADLKVGENVIAIKLANTAGGRFLDFGLVDRLKETGPKIQAAVQKNVEVTATQTIYNFEAGKVNLKLTFTSPLLMDDLSLLSRPVSYITYSVKANDGKKHAVKVLLGASSNIAVYNPAQEVTAEKYTTDKLSILKTGTTEQPVLQKGADDMRIDWGYFYVAAPKVFGAEQFITPLASAIDHFRKGSSLSTASKGYSLSLNTVIPFGTVGNLEVERFIELGYDEIYAVQYFKSNLRPWWNNSGKETMENQLAIAAREYQSVMNKCSAFDKEVYSDAVKSGGHEYAHLTALAYRQSIAAHTLVQSPKHELLWLSKENNSGGFINTVDVTYPSAPLYLIYNPELLKGMLNGIFYFSESGQYPHPWAAHDLGTYPLANGQTYGEPMPVEESGNMIILTAAITKVQHDASYAKKHWKTLTTWVNYLVQEGFDPKTQLCTDDFAGHLARNANLSVKAIVAIASYAQMAEELGETETAKEYRAIAEGMVPKWIELTDAGDHYALTFDDKNTWSQKYNLIWDKVLGLNLFPQKVYDTEIKYYLTKQNKFGIPLDSRKAYTKNDWILWTATFAPTSQEFEALVKPVYRHAVETESRVPLNDFYDSNTGIRENFKARSVVGGFYMKLLSDKLQMNN, from the coding sequence ATGAACAAACGTAAAAAAATGAACGCATGGGGTTTACTATGCTGTTTAATGACGACTGTCTTTCAACTGCAGGCGCAGGATAGAAAAGCACCCGCATACCCGCTAATTACTCATAATCCCAATTTTAGTATCTGGTCGACTACCGATCAATTGAATGCATCCACCACCCAACATTGGACAGGTGCGGATCATTCCTTATTGGGATTGATTAATGTCGATGGAAACATCTACCGCTTCCTAGGCAAAGAAGAACCTAATTATAAAACGATTCTCAGCACATCTGAAGACAAACCTTATTCTGTTCAATATACTGAAACTAAGCCGAACAGTGAGTGGTCCTCTCTTGGTTATAAAGCAAATGATTGGAAATCTGGCACATCACCTATAGGTGATGATGAAAAAAATGTAAAAACTCTATGGAAGTCAGATGATGTCTGGGTAAGGCGTACATTCAATATTGCCAATCCAGCCAATATCAATGAACTTTTTTTAAAAATGAACCATGACGACAATATCGAGGTGTTTCTGAATGGAAAAATGGTATATGAGAAAACTGGTTGGACGAATAGTTTTCAATATTTACCGATTAATAAAGCTGATTTGAAAGTAGGAGAAAATGTGATTGCTATAAAATTAGCGAATACTGCTGGTGGGCGGTTCCTTGATTTTGGCTTAGTTGATAGGTTGAAAGAAACTGGACCCAAAATACAAGCGGCTGTGCAGAAAAATGTAGAAGTTACTGCCACTCAAACGATATATAACTTTGAAGCTGGTAAAGTCAATTTGAAACTTACCTTCACTTCACCATTGCTTATGGATGATTTAAGTTTATTGTCGAGACCAGTTTCTTACATTACTTATAGTGTAAAGGCTAATGACGGAAAAAAACATGCCGTAAAAGTATTGCTAGGTGCATCATCAAATATTGCAGTATATAATCCTGCTCAAGAAGTAACGGCGGAGAAATATACAACCGATAAATTATCCATATTAAAAACAGGTACCACTGAACAGCCAGTTTTACAAAAAGGTGCGGATGATATGCGTATCGACTGGGGATACTTTTATGTAGCTGCACCAAAAGTATTTGGCGCCGAACAATTTATAACTCCGCTAGCATCTGCTATTGATCATTTTAGAAAAGGATCTAGCCTTTCTACAGCATCTAAAGGATATTCATTATCATTGAATACGGTTATTCCTTTTGGTACAGTTGGCAATCTCGAAGTGGAGCGTTTCATTGAGTTAGGTTATGATGAAATATACGCTGTTCAATATTTTAAAAGTAATCTAAGACCTTGGTGGAATAACTCAGGAAAAGAGACCATGGAAAATCAACTCGCTATAGCAGCTCGCGAATACCAATCTGTTATGAACAAATGCAGTGCATTTGATAAAGAGGTCTATAGCGATGCAGTTAAATCGGGGGGGCATGAATATGCGCACCTGACGGCATTGGCTTATCGTCAGAGTATTGCTGCTCATACATTAGTACAGAGTCCAAAACACGAATTATTATGGTTATCAAAGGAGAATAATAGTGGTGGTTTTATTAACACGGTAGACGTCACATATCCCTCAGCTCCATTATATCTTATCTACAACCCTGAATTATTAAAGGGAATGTTGAATGGTATATTCTACTTCAGCGAAAGTGGTCAATACCCGCACCCGTGGGCAGCACATGATTTGGGTACCTATCCTTTGGCAAATGGTCAAACATATGGCGAACCTATGCCAGTTGAGGAATCGGGTAATATGATTATTTTGACAGCAGCCATTACGAAAGTGCAGCATGATGCCAGCTATGCTAAGAAACACTGGAAAACACTTACCACTTGGGTTAACTATCTTGTCCAGGAGGGATTTGACCCCAAAACCCAATTGTGTACTGATGACTTTGCAGGTCATTTGGCACGTAATGCCAACCTTTCAGTAAAAGCGATTGTAGCCATTGCCAGTTATGCGCAAATGGCTGAGGAGCTAGGTGAAACTGAAACAGCTAAGGAGTACCGAGCAATTGCCGAAGGAATGGTTCCGAAATGGATTGAATTGACCGATGCAGGCGATCACTATGCGCTTACATTCGATGATAAAAATACGTGGAGTCAAAAATATAACTTAATTTGGGATAAGGTATTAGGATTGAATTTATTTCCACAGAAAGTCTATGATACCGAAATCAAATATTATCTAACAAAGCAAAATAAATTTGGTATACCGTTGGATAGTAGAAAGGCATATACAAAAAATGATTGGATTTTGTGGACAGCAACCTTTGCCCCAACAAGTCAAGAGTTTGAAGCCTTGGTGAAACCCGTTTACAGACATGCAGTTGAGACCGAATCACGAGTGCCACTTAATGATTTTTACGATTCAAATACAGGAATTCGTGAAAACTTTAAGGCTCGTAGTGTGGTAGGTGGTTTCTATATGAAACTCTTATCTGATAAGCTTCAGATGAATAATTAA
- a CDS encoding amidohydrolase yields the protein MEKLGISRKNFLKNSALSLAGLTIVPGILHAETSQNEMKYHSEGLKSTKVYTLKNVLLETGFEYAGDEVIATKTELFSVEIADGKISKISSNQPGVAAIDAKGMLMLPSFKDMHIHLDKTFYGDKWQAIKRGSGGVKGMIALEQQILPDMLKNATHKAEKMIELLQSKGTSFARSHVNIEPTSKLDSLKNLQVALENKKKVFGAELVAFPQHGVFYTDSASYLKEAAKMDIDFIGGVDPFTIDGAIERTIDFTVQLSLDNGKGIDIHLHESGDSGLDTMEYLINKVNENPSLKGKTYLSHCFVLARLDKAKQEEISEKLANAQIGIVSTIPFGGLIMPIPTLMKYGVEVMTGNDSIVDHWNTFGTGSVLQKANLAAQLYGYSSEFGLSRMLKLATAGILPLDDKGVQQWPKVGDDADLVFIDARCSAEAVSRISQVKSLVYKGNVVF from the coding sequence ATGGAAAAATTAGGTATATCACGCAAAAACTTTCTTAAAAATTCAGCATTAAGTCTAGCAGGACTGACCATAGTACCTGGAATATTGCATGCAGAGACAAGTCAGAACGAAATGAAATATCATAGCGAAGGTCTAAAGTCGACCAAGGTTTATACGTTAAAAAACGTTCTTCTGGAAACTGGTTTTGAGTATGCTGGCGACGAAGTTATCGCTACCAAAACCGAGCTTTTTTCTGTCGAAATAGCAGATGGAAAAATAAGCAAAATCAGCAGTAACCAACCAGGGGTTGCAGCAATAGATGCGAAAGGAATGTTAATGCTACCTTCATTTAAGGATATGCACATCCATTTGGATAAAACTTTTTATGGCGATAAATGGCAAGCCATTAAACGAGGTTCAGGTGGTGTAAAGGGGATGATTGCGTTAGAGCAGCAGATATTGCCCGATATGTTGAAAAATGCTACCCATAAGGCAGAAAAGATGATTGAACTGTTACAGTCAAAGGGAACTTCATTTGCTAGGAGTCATGTCAATATCGAACCGACATCTAAGCTAGATTCATTAAAAAATCTTCAAGTAGCGTTAGAAAATAAAAAGAAAGTTTTTGGAGCTGAACTAGTTGCATTTCCACAGCACGGTGTGTTTTATACGGATTCGGCATCTTACTTAAAAGAGGCTGCAAAAATGGATATTGATTTTATAGGTGGTGTAGATCCTTTCACTATTGACGGTGCGATTGAAAGAACAATAGATTTTACTGTGCAATTATCATTAGATAATGGTAAAGGTATTGATATACATCTACATGAGTCAGGAGATTCAGGATTAGATACGATGGAATATCTAATCAATAAAGTAAACGAAAATCCAAGTCTAAAAGGGAAAACGTATCTCAGCCATTGTTTTGTACTAGCAAGACTGGATAAAGCAAAGCAGGAAGAAATATCTGAAAAATTAGCAAATGCTCAAATAGGTATTGTTTCAACTATACCGTTTGGTGGGCTCATCATGCCAATTCCTACACTGATGAAATATGGCGTTGAAGTAATGACCGGAAATGATAGTATTGTGGACCATTGGAACACATTCGGTACGGGGAGCGTGTTACAGAAAGCTAATCTTGCGGCACAATTGTATGGTTATTCTTCAGAATTTGGTTTATCTAGAATGTTAAAACTAGCTACGGCAGGTATCTTACCTTTGGATGATAAAGGGGTACAACAATGGCCAAAGGTAGGAGATGATGCAGATTTGGTTTTTATAGACGCACGTTGTTCTGCCGAGGCTGTTTCTCGGATATCTCAGGTTAAGTCTTTGGTATATAAGGGTAATGTTGTGTTTTAA